A genomic region of Nostoc sp. UHCC 0702 contains the following coding sequences:
- a CDS encoding response regulator, which produces MIYESSKKILLIEDNTATCNLFLKGLEIKGFDVITAENGLVGIQQAQEHLPDLVICDIVMPDIDGYTVLKKLRQEPITAIIPFIFVTGSDTKASIRKGMDLGADDYLTKPTTIDELVRAINTRLQKQATLQRWCATKFQQAPESVLTAKALLSAPTESFFPCIPQLKEVFDFIEANYHQAITLCDVALAVGYSPAYLTNRVAKQTGKTVNSWIIKRRMAQARFLLQNKHQTVEQIAKALGYQDVSHFSRQFRQHHGLPPDAWRKERQMVALPSS; this is translated from the coding sequence ATGATTTACGAATCATCAAAAAAAATTCTACTAATTGAAGATAATACAGCCACCTGTAATCTTTTCTTGAAAGGTCTTGAAATTAAAGGTTTTGATGTCATAACTGCTGAAAATGGTCTAGTTGGTATCCAGCAAGCACAAGAGCATTTACCCGACTTAGTAATTTGCGATATTGTTATGCCCGACATTGATGGTTACACCGTTCTGAAGAAGTTGCGCCAAGAGCCTATTACAGCGATTATTCCTTTTATTTTTGTCACTGGTAGTGATACTAAAGCATCTATTCGCAAAGGCATGGACTTAGGAGCAGATGACTATCTCACTAAGCCCACTACAATAGATGAATTAGTTCGAGCCATCAATACTCGACTGCAAAAGCAAGCTACTCTCCAACGCTGGTGTGCTACTAAATTTCAACAAGCCCCAGAATCAGTACTCACAGCGAAAGCTTTACTAAGTGCCCCAACAGAGTCGTTTTTTCCCTGCATTCCCCAACTAAAAGAAGTTTTCGATTTCATTGAAGCTAATTATCACCAAGCAATTACTTTGTGTGATGTAGCTCTTGCAGTTGGTTATTCACCTGCTTACTTAACTAACCGAGTTGCTAAACAGACAGGAAAGACTGTTAACAGTTGGATTATTAAACGTCGGATGGCACAAGCCCGTTTTTTACTTCAAAATAAACATCAAACAGTTGAGCAAATTGCTAAAGCATTAGGCTATCAGGATGTGTCTCATTTTTCACGTCAATTTCGCCAACATCACGGTTTACCTCCCGATGCTTGGCGTAAAGAGCGTCAAATGGTTGCTTTGCCTTCTAGTTAG
- a CDS encoding S8 family serine peptidase encodes MPISDTSSQLLSHNGLNFSSISSVDTFRVQDDYSLSLGGRSSFYQEAAITGDATATSTRNYNSTSGYGLVNAGAAVSKAAGQNTFNDVPNLGGNNWGADLVNAPEAWANGYTGEGVVVAVVDTGVDYNHQDLNNNIWTNTKEIADNGIDDDGNGYIDDVRGWNFSGSNNNTLDDNGHGTHVSGTIAGENNDYGVTGIAYNAKIMPVKVLNESGSGSYSAIANGIYYAVNNGANVINLSLGGDYSSSTLKSAVEYASSKGVIVVMAAGNDGESSPDYPARYAKNYGIAVGAVDSSNNMADFSNRSGSNELAYVTAPGVDVYSTLPDNQYGTFSGTSMASPHVAGVVALMLSANRNFTDAEVRQIITDTAGNSTQAANSGVDVSSVNISSVVQQGFADISFNNTLTTNLNFNTSSTALGNTETSSFKADSTFESKSTSVSPEIWSQFRYYDSTLSSNNNTGNDDDDKNDDNQNNTDFENMLNQLQKQIDQYSRWFNRF; translated from the coding sequence ATGCCCATTAGTGATACTAGTAGTCAATTACTTTCTCATAACGGGCTAAATTTCTCTTCTATCTCCTCAGTAGATACTTTTCGTGTCCAGGATGACTATAGCTTAAGCCTTGGCGGTCGTAGTAGCTTTTATCAAGAGGCAGCAATTACCGGTGATGCTACTGCTACAAGCACTAGAAACTACAATTCTACTTCCGGGTATGGCTTGGTAAATGCAGGAGCAGCAGTTAGTAAAGCTGCTGGTCAAAATACTTTTAATGATGTTCCTAACCTTGGTGGTAATAATTGGGGAGCAGACCTTGTTAATGCCCCAGAAGCTTGGGCAAATGGGTATACCGGTGAGGGTGTTGTTGTTGCTGTTGTAGACACTGGAGTTGACTATAATCACCAGGATTTAAATAATAATATTTGGACGAATACTAAAGAAATTGCTGATAACGGTATAGATGATGATGGCAATGGCTATATAGATGATGTCCGGGGTTGGAACTTTTCAGGCAGCAACAATAACACTCTGGATGATAACGGTCATGGTACTCATGTTTCTGGCACGATCGCAGGAGAGAATAATGACTACGGTGTGACTGGCATTGCCTATAATGCCAAGATTATGCCTGTGAAAGTTTTGAATGAATCTGGCTCAGGCTCTTATAGTGCGATCGCGAATGGTATTTATTATGCTGTAAACAATGGAGCTAATGTAATTAACCTCAGCCTTGGGGGCGATTATTCTAGCAGTACTCTCAAATCAGCTGTTGAATATGCCAGCAGCAAAGGAGTAATTGTGGTCATGGCAGCAGGTAATGACGGGGAATCATCACCAGATTATCCTGCCCGTTATGCGAAAAACTATGGAATTGCTGTTGGTGCAGTGGATAGCAGCAATAACATGGCTGACTTCTCTAACCGGTCTGGCAGCAATGAACTCGCCTACGTCACAGCCCCAGGAGTTGATGTCTACTCTACACTACCAGATAATCAGTATGGCACTTTTAGCGGCACATCTATGGCTAGTCCCCACGTTGCTGGTGTAGTAGCGCTGATGCTTAGCGCTAACCGCAACTTCACTGATGCCGAAGTACGTCAAATCATCACAGACACAGCAGGAAATAGCACACAAGCGGCAAACTCTGGTGTAGATGTTAGCTCAGTCAACATCAGTTCTGTAGTGCAGCAAGGGTTTGCAGATATATCGTTCAATAATACATTAACTACGAATCTTAACTTTAATACTAGTTCTACAGCCTTGGGCAATACTGAAACTTCTAGTTTTAAGGCTGACTCCACATTTGAAAGCAAAAGTACGTCGGTAAGTCCAGAAATTTGGTCACAATTTCGATACTACGATAGCACTCTCAGCAGCAACAACAACACAGGCAACGATGATGATGACAAGAATGATGATAATCAAAATAATACAGACTTTGAAAACATGCTGAATCAACTGCAAAAACAGATAGATCAATACAGCAGATGGTTTAATCGCTTCTAG